A stretch of Paenibacillus mucilaginosus 3016 DNA encodes these proteins:
- a CDS encoding carbon starvation CstA family protein has translation MARSFKSILLWGIVSVLGAFAFATIALNRGESVNAMWLIIAAVSCYAVAYRFYSRFLAHKVFGLDDNRKTPAELKNDGKDYVPTNKWVLFGHHFAAIAGAGPLVGPVLAAQMGYLPGTLWIVIGVILGGAVQDFVILFASTRRNGKSLGEMIKEELGPVAGAIAMVGILGIMVILLAVLALVVVKALIGSPWGMFTIAATIPIALLMGMYMRYIRPGRVVEASLIGLVLLLGSLIAGKYVAESEYLSAMFTFSGEAIALMMIAYGFIASALPVWLLLAPRDYLSTFLKIGTIVGLALGIFVVMPELAMPATTKFIDGTGPVFAGNLFPFLFITIACGAVSGFHSLISSGTTPKMLERESHARPIGYGAMLMESFVAIMALIAACVITPGAYFAINSPAAAIGTDAVQAAAKLTSWGFTITPDDLTGLAKDVGETTILSRTGGAPTFAIGMAHILSGVIGGKALMAFWYHFAILFEALFILTTIDAGTRVGRFMIQEILGSFSKRLGNTESTLGNVVATALCVAGWGYFLYQGVVDPLGGINSLWALFGIANQMLAGMALILGSTILLKMGRKKYAWVTLVPTAWLLVVTMTAGWQKLFHPEAKIGFLKHAAQYKEAMASGKLIAPAKNMAQMQQIITNDYVDAALCGLFMIIVLLVFLSALRTWYRVLAKGQLEVNEAPYVARGQDGREATTYV, from the coding sequence GTGGCAAGAAGCTTCAAATCCATCCTGTTATGGGGGATCGTCTCCGTACTCGGCGCATTCGCGTTCGCCACGATCGCCCTGAACCGGGGCGAGTCGGTGAATGCGATGTGGCTCATCATCGCCGCCGTGTCCTGCTATGCCGTAGCCTACCGGTTCTACAGCCGGTTCCTGGCCCACAAGGTGTTCGGGCTCGACGATAACCGCAAGACGCCGGCGGAGCTCAAGAACGACGGCAAGGACTACGTGCCGACGAACAAATGGGTGCTCTTCGGGCACCACTTCGCGGCCATCGCCGGAGCCGGCCCGCTGGTCGGTCCGGTGCTCGCCGCCCAGATGGGCTATCTGCCCGGAACGCTCTGGATCGTCATCGGCGTCATTCTCGGCGGCGCCGTACAGGATTTCGTCATCCTATTCGCTTCGACCCGCCGGAACGGCAAGTCGCTGGGCGAGATGATCAAGGAGGAGCTCGGGCCGGTCGCCGGCGCCATCGCGATGGTGGGCATCCTCGGCATCATGGTCATCCTGCTGGCCGTCCTGGCGCTCGTGGTCGTCAAAGCGCTGATCGGCTCGCCGTGGGGCATGTTCACGATTGCCGCCACGATCCCGATCGCTCTGCTCATGGGCATGTACATGCGCTATATCCGGCCGGGCCGGGTGGTGGAAGCCTCGCTGATCGGGCTTGTGCTGCTGCTCGGCTCTCTGATCGCCGGCAAGTACGTGGCGGAGTCCGAGTACCTCTCGGCGATGTTCACCTTCAGCGGCGAAGCGATCGCCCTGATGATGATCGCCTACGGGTTCATCGCCTCGGCGCTGCCGGTCTGGCTGCTGCTTGCGCCCCGCGACTACCTGTCGACGTTCCTGAAGATCGGCACGATCGTCGGCCTGGCGCTCGGCATCTTCGTGGTGATGCCGGAGCTTGCGATGCCGGCCACTACCAAGTTCATCGACGGCACGGGCCCGGTGTTCGCCGGCAACCTGTTCCCGTTCCTCTTCATCACGATCGCCTGCGGCGCCGTCTCGGGGTTCCACTCCCTGATCTCTTCGGGCACGACGCCGAAGATGCTCGAGCGGGAGTCGCACGCCCGGCCGATCGGCTACGGCGCGATGCTCATGGAATCGTTCGTCGCGATCATGGCGCTGATCGCCGCCTGCGTCATTACGCCGGGCGCCTACTTTGCGATCAACTCGCCTGCGGCCGCGATCGGCACCGATGCCGTGCAGGCGGCCGCCAAGCTGACCTCCTGGGGCTTCACCATCACCCCGGATGACCTCACGGGGCTCGCGAAGGACGTCGGCGAGACAACAATTCTGTCGCGGACCGGCGGGGCGCCGACGTTCGCCATCGGCATGGCGCATATTCTCTCCGGGGTGATCGGCGGGAAAGCGCTGATGGCGTTCTGGTATCATTTTGCCATCCTGTTCGAGGCCTTGTTCATCCTGACGACCATCGATGCCGGCACCCGGGTAGGGCGCTTCATGATCCAGGAGATTCTCGGGAGCTTCTCGAAGCGGCTTGGGAATACGGAGTCGACCTTGGGCAATGTCGTGGCGACCGCCCTGTGCGTAGCGGGGTGGGGCTACTTCCTGTACCAGGGCGTGGTGGACCCGCTCGGCGGCATCAACTCGCTGTGGGCGCTCTTCGGGATCGCCAACCAGATGCTGGCCGGCATGGCGCTCATTCTCGGCTCGACGATTCTGCTCAAGATGGGCCGCAAGAAGTACGCCTGGGTTACCCTGGTGCCGACCGCATGGCTGCTCGTCGTCACGATGACGGCGGGCTGGCAGAAGCTGTTCCATCCCGAAGCGAAGATCGGCTTCCTGAAGCATGCCGCGCAATATAAGGAAGCGATGGCCTCAGGCAAGCTGATCGCGCCGGCGAAGAACATGGCCCAGATGCAGCAGATCATCACCAACGATTACGTGGATGCGGCCTTGTGCGGGTTGTTCATGATCATCGTCCTTCTTGTGTTCCTGTCCGCCCTCCGTACATGGTACCGCGTGCTGGCGAAGGGGCAGCTTGAAGTGAACGAGGCGCCGTACGTGGCGCGGGGGCAGGACGGCCGGGAGGCGACGACCTATGTTTGA
- a CDS encoding LytR/AlgR family response regulator transcription factor produces MGYKVVIADDEAPAREELAYLTGQIPDVLSVVTASGGMEAVRRVQEEQPDLLFLDMDMPDLSGRQVAQLLAELQPGLKIVFSTAYDQYAVDAFKLRAFHYLLKPYDEEEVAEVFRELRKAAVPVTPKPAAAGGGCVKLALEVEGGIKYVFPAEVQYISKEGKHVLVHTGGGAYPVGYTLQELEQKLAPYGFFRCHKSYLVRLAAITELKSWINGAYDVRIDDEAGTTVPVSRNYVKELRLKLEI; encoded by the coding sequence ATGGGATACAAGGTGGTTATTGCAGACGATGAAGCGCCGGCGCGGGAGGAGCTCGCTTACCTGACCGGCCAGATTCCGGATGTCCTGAGCGTGGTTACGGCATCGGGGGGCATGGAGGCGGTGCGCCGGGTGCAGGAGGAGCAGCCCGATCTGCTCTTCCTCGATATGGACATGCCGGACCTCAGCGGCCGCCAGGTGGCACAGCTGCTGGCGGAGCTTCAGCCGGGGCTGAAGATTGTGTTCTCCACCGCCTACGACCAATATGCGGTGGATGCGTTCAAGCTCCGCGCCTTCCACTACCTGCTGAAGCCTTATGACGAGGAGGAGGTGGCGGAGGTATTCCGGGAACTGCGCAAGGCCGCGGTGCCTGTGACGCCGAAGCCGGCGGCGGCAGGAGGAGGGTGCGTCAAGCTGGCACTGGAGGTCGAGGGAGGGATCAAATACGTCTTCCCGGCGGAGGTCCAGTATATCAGCAAAGAGGGCAAGCATGTGCTCGTCCACACGGGCGGCGGGGCGTACCCGGTAGGCTATACGCTGCAGGAGCTGGAGCAGAAGCTGGCCCCTTACGGATTTTTTCGCTGCCACAAGAGCTATCTCGTCCGGCTTGCTGCGATCACGGAGCTGAAGTCCTGGATCAACGGCGCCTATGATGTCCGGATCGACGACGAGGCCGGCACGACCGTTCCGGTGAGCCGCAATTACGTCAAGGAACTGCGTTTGAAGCTCGAAATCTGA
- a CDS encoding LytS/YhcK type 5TM receptor domain-containing protein, which translates to MFHLLVDMLERVGFLIALAFVFSRSRWMRGYMSYGGDGTYPWRFVLFFSLYAMLGTYSGVTVTDYSYRPAPWIGEISPASAIANSRSVGVVIAGLLGGPWIGLLVGGLAGLHRYSLGGFVAVACMIAPLLQGLLGGLCRRPLRKRLRRASSSAIRLAFLAGLLAELLQMGLILLIARPWHDALTLVSLIGGPQTLANSIGVALFFVLYQTIESEEDRIGTEHARKALHIADLTMPLWRLPFDRAVEEVARTLNEETKAVGASFLKGSSELAHQGRKTAYFIDLPLETQNRTTLGAFRLFYERVRELSPSRRLMLRTLAGLMSQQYAFVEAERQAQLLADAEIRSLQAQMNPHFLFNVLNTVKSFIRTKPDEARTLVTQLSRFLRTNMKNSSRTLITIREELELVTSYLSLTQARLGDQLQLVTEIDERAVERLLPPFTIQPLVENAILHGTRNSGRPGLIRIRIREQGGEVEVSVEDNGSGMPLHGERSGGEEHAGMALDNIAQRLGYHYGTEEPLEIRSEPGGGRWSGFAYRHRRSRPSRRPEGLDEPAWMSRVFRSAWCVLLALSEGESPGSQVSIHEQ; encoded by the coding sequence ATGTTTCATCTGCTGGTCGATATGCTGGAGCGGGTCGGGTTTCTGATCGCTCTGGCTTTTGTTTTCTCGCGGAGCCGGTGGATGCGGGGGTATATGAGCTACGGAGGGGACGGGACGTACCCGTGGAGGTTCGTCCTCTTCTTCAGCCTGTATGCGATGCTCGGCACCTACTCCGGCGTCACCGTCACCGATTACAGCTACCGGCCGGCCCCCTGGATCGGGGAGATCTCACCGGCATCGGCGATCGCGAACTCCCGCTCGGTCGGCGTGGTGATCGCCGGGCTGCTCGGCGGCCCGTGGATCGGCCTGCTCGTCGGCGGCCTGGCGGGGCTGCACCGGTACAGCCTCGGCGGCTTCGTCGCCGTCGCGTGCATGATTGCGCCGCTGCTGCAGGGCCTGCTCGGCGGGCTGTGCCGCAGACCGCTTCGTAAGCGCTTGCGCCGGGCGTCTTCGTCCGCGATCCGCCTCGCTTTCCTCGCAGGCCTGCTGGCTGAGCTGCTGCAGATGGGGCTGATCCTCCTCATCGCCCGTCCTTGGCATGATGCGCTGACGCTGGTCTCGCTGATCGGCGGGCCGCAGACCCTGGCGAATTCGATCGGTGTCGCCCTGTTCTTTGTGCTCTACCAGACGATCGAGAGCGAGGAGGACCGAATCGGGACCGAGCATGCACGCAAGGCGCTGCATATTGCGGATCTGACGATGCCGCTCTGGCGGCTGCCGTTCGACCGGGCCGTGGAGGAGGTGGCCCGGACGCTCAATGAGGAGACGAAGGCGGTGGGGGCCTCCTTCCTGAAGGGGAGCTCGGAGCTCGCGCATCAGGGGAGGAAGACGGCTTATTTCATCGACCTGCCGCTGGAGACGCAGAACCGGACAACCCTGGGCGCATTCCGCCTGTTCTATGAGCGCGTCCGGGAGCTCAGCCCTTCCCGCCGCCTCATGCTGCGGACACTGGCCGGACTGATGTCGCAGCAGTATGCGTTCGTGGAGGCGGAGCGGCAGGCCCAGCTGCTCGCCGATGCCGAGATCCGGTCGCTGCAGGCGCAGATGAACCCGCATTTTCTCTTCAACGTGCTCAATACGGTGAAGTCGTTCATCCGCACGAAGCCGGATGAGGCCCGGACGCTGGTCACCCAGCTCTCGCGCTTCCTGCGGACCAATATGAAGAATTCCTCCCGCACGCTGATCACGATTCGGGAAGAGCTCGAGCTTGTCACTTCGTACCTCAGCCTGACCCAGGCCCGGCTGGGGGATCAGCTCCAGCTCGTGACGGAGATCGATGAGCGGGCGGTGGAGCGGCTGCTCCCGCCGTTTACCATCCAGCCGCTGGTGGAGAACGCCATTCTGCACGGCACGCGCAACAGCGGCCGTCCCGGACTGATCCGCATCCGCATCCGGGAGCAGGGCGGGGAGGTGGAGGTAAGCGTGGAGGATAACGGCAGCGGCATGCCGCTTCACGGGGAGCGGAGCGGGGGAGAGGAGCACGCGGGCATGGCCCTCGACAACATCGCCCAGCGGCTCGGGTACCATTACGGGACGGAGGAGCCGCTCGAGATCCGCAGCGAACCGGGCGGGGGACGCTGGTCCGGTTTCGCATACCGGCACCGGCGGAGCCGACCAAGCCGGCGGCCCGAAGGCTTGGATGAGCCGGCCTGGATGAGCCGGGTTTTCCGGAGTGCGTGGTGCGTTCTTTTGGCCCTATCCGAGGGAGAATCACCTGGCAGTCAGGTTTCGATTCACGAACAATAA
- a CDS encoding sn-glycerol-1-phosphate dehydrogenase, whose product MMDMELGWKLERAEGLGLEQAGEIDPWLGRSFYCESCGKDHAVPIRRVIIERGALAALPDYAQERELRSLLLVCDRHTAKAAGEELLGRCREAQLDARLVVLTEDEHGELAADERAIVQLLLHVDAASQAIVAVGSGTLHDIVRFAAFKTGRVFLSVPTASSVDGFASVGAPLILGGFKQTVPACAPEAVFADLALLAHAPQTLTAAGFGDMLGKYTSLADWELGRLLLDEHVCELSAEMTRQALARCVDHVDEIAAGTEEGQRRLMEGLILSGISMLIVGHSRPASGAEHHLSHFWEMRFLQLRRRALLHGAKVGVAAVRMAGLYAQTAQLSAEAVRAAAAQRLADPAFLSPAQAEAAIAAGYGTIADQVRAENAAELDPAGREALLRGIGERLASRWEAVQAVCRSVPGPEQMAQWLSRAGGPVAEAQLGVEPELVEQSLRYAKYVRSRYTILRLQEWLAGTAAQPEVAAGVQAQTE is encoded by the coding sequence ATGATGGATATGGAGCTTGGATGGAAACTGGAACGCGCCGAAGGGCTGGGGCTGGAGCAGGCGGGGGAGATTGACCCGTGGCTCGGCCGCAGCTTCTACTGCGAAAGCTGCGGGAAGGACCACGCGGTGCCGATCCGCCGCGTGATCATTGAGCGCGGCGCGCTGGCGGCGCTGCCGGACTATGCGCAGGAGAGGGAGCTCCGCTCGCTGCTGCTGGTGTGCGACCGGCACACGGCCAAGGCCGCCGGTGAAGAGCTGCTGGGGCGCTGCCGGGAGGCGCAGCTTGACGCCAGGCTGGTCGTGCTCACCGAGGATGAACACGGGGAGCTCGCCGCGGACGAGCGGGCCATCGTGCAGCTGCTGCTGCACGTGGACGCCGCCTCGCAGGCGATCGTCGCCGTGGGCTCGGGCACGCTCCACGACATCGTCCGCTTCGCGGCGTTCAAGACCGGCCGCGTGTTCCTCAGCGTCCCCACCGCCTCGTCGGTCGACGGCTTCGCTTCCGTAGGCGCGCCGCTCATCCTCGGCGGCTTCAAGCAGACGGTCCCGGCCTGCGCCCCGGAAGCCGTCTTCGCGGACCTGGCGCTGCTCGCGCATGCGCCGCAGACCTTGACCGCCGCCGGCTTCGGCGACATGCTCGGCAAGTACACGTCGCTCGCCGACTGGGAGCTCGGCCGGCTGCTGCTGGACGAGCATGTGTGCGAGCTCTCCGCCGAGATGACCCGGCAGGCGCTGGCCCGCTGCGTCGATCATGTCGACGAGATCGCGGCTGGCACCGAGGAAGGGCAGCGCCGCCTGATGGAAGGCCTGATCCTCTCCGGGATCTCCATGCTGATCGTAGGTCATTCCCGTCCGGCCTCCGGCGCGGAGCACCACCTCTCCCACTTCTGGGAGATGCGCTTCCTGCAGCTGCGCCGCCGGGCGCTGCTGCACGGCGCGAAGGTCGGCGTGGCGGCGGTGCGCATGGCCGGCCTGTATGCGCAGACGGCGCAGCTGAGCGCCGAAGCGGTCCGGGCTGCCGCTGCGCAGCGTCTCGCCGATCCGGCGTTCCTGTCGCCGGCGCAGGCCGAAGCCGCCATCGCGGCAGGCTACGGCACGATCGCCGATCAGGTGCGCGCGGAGAATGCCGCGGAGCTGGACCCGGCAGGCCGCGAAGCGCTGCTGCGGGGGATCGGCGAGCGCCTCGCTTCGCGCTGGGAGGCCGTGCAGGCCGTTTGCCGCAGCGTTCCGGGGCCGGAGCAGATGGCGCAGTGGCTCAGCCGCGCCGGCGGGCCGGTGGCGGAAGCGCAGCTGGGCGTGGAGCCGGAGCTCGTGGAGCAGAGCCTGCGCTATGCGAAGTACGTGCGCAGCCGCTACACGATCCTGCGCCTGCAGGAGTGGCTGGCAGGTACGGCGGCACAGCCTGAGGTGGCGGCGGGCGTACAGGCACAGACGGAGTAG
- a CDS encoding DUF2161 domain-containing phosphodiesterase, producing MAIKSETELYAPVKAYLEELGYSVRGEVRHCDVVAVRGEEPPLIIELKRSFSIPLLLQGIDRLRLTRSVYVAFERPAKGKAPHSATWPELRKLCGMLGLGMITVQFYKTRKPRVEVECHPLEGQALYPLASPPRHSKYAAGKLLQEFQERRADYNVGGSSKRKLVTAYREKSLQLASLLGSHGPMSPKQLRDLTGQAQAASMLQKNYYLWFRRVERGVYTLSPQGEEALKTYAHVVDGLPSLDMAQR from the coding sequence TTGGCCATCAAAAGCGAAACGGAGCTCTACGCTCCCGTCAAAGCCTATCTCGAGGAGCTCGGCTACAGCGTCCGCGGCGAGGTGCGCCACTGCGACGTGGTAGCCGTCCGCGGCGAGGAGCCGCCGCTGATCATCGAGCTCAAACGCAGCTTCTCCATCCCCCTGCTCCTGCAGGGGATCGACCGGCTGCGGCTCACCCGCTCCGTCTATGTCGCCTTCGAGCGGCCGGCCAAGGGCAAAGCCCCGCACAGCGCCACGTGGCCCGAGCTTCGCAAGCTCTGCGGGATGCTCGGCCTCGGCATGATCACCGTACAGTTCTACAAGACGCGCAAGCCCCGCGTGGAGGTGGAGTGCCATCCGCTCGAAGGTCAGGCGCTGTACCCGCTCGCTTCCCCGCCGCGGCACAGCAAATACGCCGCGGGCAAGCTGCTCCAGGAATTCCAGGAGCGCCGGGCGGATTACAACGTGGGCGGCAGCTCGAAGCGCAAGCTTGTCACCGCCTACCGGGAGAAATCGCTGCAGCTCGCCAGCCTCCTCGGCAGCCATGGGCCGATGAGCCCGAAGCAGCTCCGCGATCTTACCGGGCAAGCCCAAGCGGCGTCGATGCTGCAGAAGAACTATTATCTCTGGTTCCGCCGGGTGGAGCGCGGAGTCTACACACTCAGTCCGCAGGGTGAAGAAGCCCTCAAGACTTACGCGCATGTGGTCGATGGGCTTCCTTCCCTGGACATGGCACAGAGATAA
- a CDS encoding polysaccharide deacetylase family protein: protein MSLTARRCARLFLLVCCLLLSVSASAVSAPQPVRIPVLNYHSITVDPGNRATITPVKFEEQMTHLAENGYTTLTLRQFTDIMEGRETAPEKPVLLTFDDGYADNYTEALPVLSRLGLNATLFVSPGVSAADPYFLTWDQIREMHEAGWDIQPHGMSHPHLPRLSAAKQEAELTEAKRLIEEQLGTTADVFCYPYGEYNRTTLRLLKKAGYRYAFTIKQGVTLPTQDPYRLTRIFVNGEESFETWRNRLEKAYQP from the coding sequence ATGTCTCTGACCGCTCGCCGCTGTGCCCGATTATTCCTGCTTGTTTGCTGCCTCCTGCTCTCCGTTTCCGCATCCGCCGTCTCCGCTCCGCAGCCTGTGCGCATTCCTGTGCTCAACTACCACAGCATTACGGTAGATCCAGGCAACCGGGCCACGATCACCCCGGTGAAATTCGAGGAGCAGATGACCCACCTTGCCGAGAACGGGTACACCACACTCACCCTGCGGCAGTTTACGGACATCATGGAAGGCCGGGAGACCGCTCCCGAGAAGCCGGTCCTGCTCACCTTCGACGACGGCTACGCGGACAACTACACGGAAGCCCTGCCCGTCCTCTCCCGCCTCGGTCTGAACGCCACCCTCTTCGTCTCGCCGGGGGTCTCCGCGGCCGATCCTTACTTCCTGACGTGGGACCAGATCCGGGAGATGCACGAAGCGGGCTGGGACATTCAGCCGCACGGCATGAGCCATCCCCATCTGCCGCGTCTTAGCGCAGCGAAGCAGGAAGCCGAGCTCACCGAGGCGAAGCGGCTGATCGAAGAGCAGCTCGGCACGACGGCCGACGTCTTCTGCTACCCTTACGGGGAGTACAACCGCACGACCCTGCGCCTGCTCAAGAAAGCAGGATACCGGTACGCCTTCACGATCAAGCAGGGCGTGACCCTCCCGACCCAGGATCCCTATCGGTTGACCCGCATCTTCGTAAACGGGGAAGAGTCCTTCGAGACATGGCGAAACAGGCTGGAGAAGGCATATCAGCCTTGA
- a CDS encoding NAD(P)/FAD-dependent oxidoreductase yields the protein MYDCIIVGGGIAGLQAAIQLGRYRHKVLVIDKQKGRSALCGSYHNLLGWPEGVSGPELRERGRRHAERLGVEFLEDEVIAAAKSDDQFQVALAGDGGSFKSQTLLIATGVMDRFPPLPGLEERLGESIYICPDCDGYEVMDRKAVVMGAGEAGSGMAMAISYWTDRITYVNHDRSAVSTSKREALEARGIEYIEEEIEEVLGGEDKSFRGVRLKDGRVIEGERAFIAFGGNRVITDWAMPLGIERLENKHIVTDPRTKMTGVPGVWAAGDVGIHAEQTSIAMGEGALAAIWIHKELVKRLRQMTVEHSG from the coding sequence ATGTACGATTGCATCATTGTCGGCGGAGGCATCGCCGGGCTCCAGGCCGCCATTCAACTCGGTCGGTACCGGCACAAGGTGCTGGTCATCGACAAGCAGAAGGGACGCTCCGCCCTGTGCGGCAGCTATCACAACCTGCTGGGCTGGCCCGAGGGAGTCTCGGGTCCCGAGCTCAGGGAGCGGGGCCGCCGGCATGCGGAGCGGCTCGGCGTCGAGTTTCTGGAGGATGAGGTCATTGCGGCGGCGAAGTCGGATGACCAGTTTCAGGTGGCGCTGGCCGGAGACGGCGGCTCGTTCAAGAGCCAGACTCTGCTGATCGCTACGGGCGTCATGGACCGGTTCCCTCCGCTGCCCGGACTCGAGGAGCGGCTCGGGGAGAGCATCTACATCTGCCCGGACTGCGACGGCTACGAGGTGATGGACCGCAAGGCGGTCGTCATGGGCGCAGGCGAGGCGGGCTCGGGCATGGCGATGGCGATCAGCTATTGGACCGACCGGATCACCTACGTCAACCATGACCGCTCGGCGGTGTCCACGTCCAAACGGGAAGCGCTGGAAGCAAGGGGCATTGAATATATAGAGGAAGAAATCGAGGAAGTGCTCGGCGGCGAAGACAAGTCGTTCCGCGGCGTCCGGCTCAAGGACGGACGCGTGATCGAAGGCGAGCGGGCCTTCATCGCGTTCGGCGGCAACCGGGTCATCACGGACTGGGCGATGCCGCTCGGGATCGAGCGGCTCGAGAACAAGCATATCGTCACCGACCCGCGGACGAAGATGACCGGCGTCCCCGGCGTGTGGGCGGCCGGAGACGTGGGCATCCACGCGGAGCAGACAAGCATCGCGATGGGCGAAGGGGCGCTGGCGGCGATCTGGATTCACAAGGAGCTGGTGAAGCGGCTTCGGCAGATGACCGTGGAACACAGCGGGTGA
- a CDS encoding MFS transporter translates to MGSLGQWAKEQWSLRREAVPEERRLSKEAGVSLFIHFCFQFGASMSGVFLTLYLWRLTHSLAINGIYYAVTYAVAPFAFALGGWLIKRKDRMVTYRIGIAMTAAFYLGVVFAGEKVAEYYLVFAVLNGISSAFYWAGYLTLMYDVSTDSNRIRFLAINMVLFTLGGLIGPALAGFMITQSEGLQGYTLVFGTACFMFLIATIVSMKIPLKPSHHKAYYLKFTGLLMHRSRAWLHSLLAFGLMGLFQGMMLFLPNILLFQLVGREDLVGYLGVLYAGLSIGTNLFLSRFGSEEKAVKFIVISTAGFLFATCFLIWKMTLFTVIAFMILYSVCAPLQGNTITSTYFRIIGRLPLKGQLRVESVVMREVFLNGGRVVSIFSLLGLMEYAGDQVLPWVLAAASLLQIGLAGLISSREEGEGRQAHRLLARTGKDNAPGGTAGTRL, encoded by the coding sequence GTGGGTAGTCTTGGGCAGTGGGCGAAGGAGCAGTGGAGCCTGCGCAGGGAGGCGGTTCCGGAGGAGCGGAGACTGTCGAAGGAAGCCGGGGTGTCGCTGTTCATCCACTTCTGCTTTCAGTTCGGCGCTTCGATGTCCGGGGTGTTCCTGACGCTGTATTTGTGGCGCTTGACGCACAGTCTGGCGATCAACGGCATTTATTATGCCGTGACGTATGCGGTGGCGCCGTTCGCCTTTGCGCTCGGCGGCTGGCTCATCAAGCGGAAGGACCGGATGGTGACGTACCGGATCGGGATCGCCATGACCGCGGCCTTTTATCTTGGAGTCGTCTTTGCGGGAGAAAAGGTGGCGGAGTATTACCTGGTGTTCGCTGTACTGAACGGCATCTCCAGCGCCTTCTACTGGGCGGGCTACTTGACGCTGATGTACGACGTGTCGACGGACAGCAACCGCATCCGGTTTCTGGCCATCAACATGGTGCTCTTCACGCTGGGCGGGCTGATCGGGCCGGCGCTCGCCGGATTCATGATCACACAGTCCGAGGGGCTGCAGGGATATACGCTCGTCTTCGGCACGGCCTGCTTCATGTTCCTGATCGCGACGATCGTCTCCATGAAGATTCCGCTGAAGCCCTCGCACCATAAAGCCTATTACCTGAAATTCACCGGCCTGCTCATGCACCGCAGCCGCGCCTGGCTCCATTCGCTGCTGGCCTTCGGGCTTATGGGGCTGTTCCAGGGCATGATGCTCTTCCTGCCGAACATCCTGCTCTTCCAGCTGGTGGGACGCGAGGACCTCGTAGGTTATCTCGGAGTGCTGTACGCAGGCCTGTCGATCGGCACGAACCTGTTCCTCTCCCGCTTCGGCAGCGAGGAGAAGGCGGTCAAATTCATTGTGATTTCTACGGCGGGCTTCCTGTTCGCGACGTGCTTCCTTATCTGGAAGATGACGCTCTTCACCGTCATCGCCTTCATGATCCTCTATTCCGTCTGTGCGCCGCTGCAGGGCAATACGATCACCTCCACCTACTTCCGGATCATCGGGCGCCTGCCGCTCAAGGGGCAGCTCCGTGTCGAGTCGGTGGTCATGCGGGAGGTATTCCTGAACGGGGGCCGGGTCGTATCGATCTTCTCGCTGCTCGGCCTCATGGAGTATGCCGGGGACCAAGTGCTGCCCTGGGTTCTGGCCGCAGCTTCGCTGCTGCAGATCGGACTGGCGGGGCTGATCTCCTCCCGGGAAGAGGGAGAAGGACGGCAGGCGCACAGGCTTCTGGCCCGTACCGGAAAAGACAACGCTCCTGGGGGCACGGCCGGGACGAGGCTGTGA